In a genomic window of Drosophila takahashii strain IR98-3 E-12201 chromosome 3L, DtakHiC1v2, whole genome shotgun sequence:
- the LOC138912868 gene encoding antifreeze protein Maxi-like — protein sequence MGMGMGIGIGIGRLLLIAISLSVCLACGSVLVAAIALRRSANATATATLAAATSTTTAATSAAGAALEAATTRRIRHKRRSSQRRRSSNNAVLSSGIGTGIGIGIGIGIGIGPGLETNSALALPLATPSTSGSTAADQTAVAAAAAAAAAATTTAATVSQAAATETTTLLPTEPEHSVPVIILKT from the exons GTCGCTTGTTGCTAATCGCCATTAGTTTATCCGTGTGCCTGGCCTGTGGCAGTGTGTTGGTGGCCGCGATTGCCCTGCGCCGCTCTGCCaacgcaacagcaacagcaacactagcagcagcaacatcgacgacgacggcagcaacatcagcggcAGGAGCAGCATTGGAAGCGGCAACAACGCGCAGGATACGGCACAAGCGTCGCTCGTCGCAACGACGGCGGAGCAGCAACAACGCAGTGCTGTCATCTGGGATTGGAACTGGGATTGGCATCGGGATCGGAataggaatcggaatcgggccTGGACTGGAAACCAATTCGGCTCTGGCCCTGCCACTAGCAACACCATCAACATCGGGCTCCACAGCAGCGGATCAGACAGCTGtagccgccgcagcagcagcagcagcagcagcaacaacaacagcagcaacagtatcgcaagcagcagcaacagaaacaacaacacttTTGCCAACCGAGCCGGAACATTCTGTACCC gttaTCATCCTGAAAACTTAG